One part of the Sarcophilus harrisii chromosome 5, mSarHar1.11, whole genome shotgun sequence genome encodes these proteins:
- the LOC116419542 gene encoding olfactory receptor 9A4-like, which yields MNGNNTGILELKLLGFSGSQDFRHLLFFIFFLLYVVIIIGNSVIIIMVCTNHHLHSPMYFFLSNLSVMEIFITSVVIPTMLGGLVTTQIQTMSFGACMAQLYLFLSVGTSEFVLLAAMAVDRYVAICNPLRYSLIMNHQVCLWMAITCWAFGFLFQTWPIVATYHLYFCGPNTLNHFYCERGQLLRLTCGDSRFQQFVLFLMAAFILFGTLLPTIISYTYIICTILRIPSASGRKKAFSTCASHFTVVVIGYGTCLFLYVKPKQTQAAEYNKMISLMTSVVTPLLNPFIFTLRNDQVKGILIDGVKQLSHFLKK from the coding sequence ATGAATGGCAACAACACAGGAATTCTGGAATTGAAACTGCTTGGTTTTTCTGGCTCACAAGATTTCCGTCACttactttttttcatattctttctcctATATGTGGTGATAATTATTGGGAATTCAGTCATCATTATTATGGTGTGTACAAACCATCATCTTCACTCCCCCATGTATTTCTTCCTCAGTAACTTGTCTGTTATGGAGATTTTTATCACATCAGTTGTTATTCCCACCATGTTGGGTGGATTGGTGACCACCCAAATTCAAACAATGTCCTTTGGTGCATGTATGGCTCAgctctatctttttctttctgtggGGACTTCAGAGTTTGTGCTGTTGGCAGCAATGGCTGTGGACCGTTATGTAGCTATCTGTAATCCCCTGAGGTACAGCCTCATCATGAACCACCAAGTCTGCCTCTGGATGGCGATTACATGCTGGGCGTTTGGGTTTCTGTTCCAAACCTGGCCAATCGTTGCAACGTACCATCTTTACTTCTGTGGGCCAAATACATTGAACCATTTCTACTGTGAGAGAGGTCAGCTGCTCAGACTCACTTGTGGTGACAGCAGGTTTCAGCAGTTTGTCCTCTTCCTCATGGCAGCTTTCATTCTTTTTGGCACTTTGCTCCCCACGATCATCTCCTACACCTACATCATCTGTACCATCCTGAGGATTCCTTCTGCTTCTGGTCGGAAGAAGGCTTTCTCTACCTGTGCTTCCCACTTCACCGTGGTGGTGATTGGCTATGGCACCTGCCTGTTTCTCTATGTAAAGCCCAAACAGACCCAGGCAGCTGAGTATAACAAGATGATTTCCCTGATGACATCAGTGGTGACTCCACTACTGAATCCCTTCATCTTCACTCTGAGAAATGATCAAGTCAAAGGGATTCTCATAGATGGGGTAAAGCAATTGAGCCATTTCTTGAAGAAGTAG